In Rhodopirellula sp. P2, the DNA window CACCGCACCTCGCATCACGTAGGGGGCCAAGTACGCGACCGCGAATTCGCCGCTGCCGACCGCTTCGCTGTCGACGACGAAGCGTCCCTTCCAGACATCATCGGGGATCGAATCAAAGAACGATTCGGATCGCAGTTTGTCTTTCAGCTTTCCGCGAAACAACCTCTCCAGAATCTGCTCGGGCACGAACACACTGGCGCGACTGCTTTGCCAAACGCCGCCAGCGTCGATGCCGCCGGCGGGAACCACGACGTGAACGTGCGGGTGGTAAACCAGGTCACGTCCCCACGTGTGCAGCACGCTGGTGAATCCCGTTTCGTTCACACCGACATGTCGCGGGTTGGTCGCTGCTTGCTGAAGTGCCTGAGCTGTCGCACTCATCATGGCGGCGTACAGGACCTTGGGGTGAGCCATCGCAAACTCGCGTAATCCGGCTGGCAACGTGAACGTGATCAGAAAGTACTGGCACGGCAACAGGTTTTCTTGAGCACTGGCGAGCCACTGTTGCTGACGCTGGTGCTGGCACGCTGGGCAGTGCCGATTGCAGCACGAGCGAGGCACATGAGTGACCTCACCGCAACCGGAGCAGGCATACTGGATCGTGCCCAGAGAATCTTCCCGGCACGCCATCACGGCGCGGAGGACCTTCTTCTGTTGGGCCGTCATTCGTGTTCCATGCTTCGCGATGTACTGGTCGCCATAGCGTTTCAAGACCATTGAAACGCCTTTCATGAAAGGCCTTGCTCGGCGACGTCCCCGTTCATGATCTGAGCGACAATCTGCCTGCCTCTTTCGTCACCCAGGCGTGTCAGGTGGAGGTAGACCTCGGTTGCTTGCAAGTTCTTGTGTCCGAGGTAGCCTTGCAGAACCTTGAGGTTGACTCCGGCGTCCAGCATCGCGGTGGCGTAGGAATGCCTCAGTGTGTGCGGAGTCAATCCGGAGTCTTGCCAGCCCAGCGACTCG includes these proteins:
- a CDS encoding IS91 family transposase: MKGVSMVLKRYGDQYIAKHGTRMTAQQKKVLRAVMACREDSLGTIQYACSGCGEVTHVPRSCCNRHCPACQHQRQQQWLASAQENLLPCQYFLITFTLPAGLREFAMAHPKVLYAAMMSATAQALQQAATNPRHVGVNETGFTSVLHTWGRDLVYHPHVHVVVPAGGIDAGGVWQSSRASVFVPEQILERLFRGKLKDKLRSESFFDSIPDDVWKGRFVVDSEAVGSGEFAVAYLAPYVMRGAVANRRVTQCDESTSLEEANLTLQVKRSGTRQYKPMQMRVEEFIRRWLQHVLPAGFHRVRHDGFVNARSKRSLEEVRWLVAVSLERQYELACSQQIVMAEPVAMQCPSCGGPMINLGYIPATTTLPQPARAPP